The genomic window GGTCCGCCGGATGTGGTTCAAGCGGATGGTTCAGACGCTGGTGTATCTGCCGCACTTTTTCTCATGGATTATCGTAAGCGGAATGATCGTGACGATCTTCTCGCAGCAGAACGGTATTGTAAGCGGGTGGTGGGAGAGTATTACCGGCCATACGTATCCCTTCTTGTACCGCGAAGGTTCATGGCTAGCCATCTTCGTAGGCTCCGGTATTTGGAAAGAAGCGGGCTTCAGCGCCATTATTTATCTAGCGGCTTTAACCAGCATCGACCCGGCGCTGTATGAAGCGGCCAGTATAGACGGTGCCTCCAAGTGGAAGCAGATCCGCCATGTGACGCTGCCCGGACTGCAGGTGACCATTGTACTGATGTTGATCTTGTCTATGGGCCGGGTCATGGAGGTGGGGTTCGATCAAATTTACATGCTGCAAAATTCCACCGTATCGGACGTCTCGGAAGTGATCAGCACCTATATTTACAAGGTCGGATTGATGGGCTCGCAATTCAGTCTGACGGCGGCGATCGGCTTGTTCGAATCGTTGGTTGGCTTCGTCCTTGTTCTTATCACTAACGCCATTGCAAGGAGGTTCGGACATGGACTCTGGTAACAAGGGGGGAGCGGCCCTGTGAAGCCGTCGATGGGAGAGCGCGTCTATTTGGTCGGCGTCTATTCGGTTTTGACCATCGTCGGCTTGCTATGCCTGTTGCCTCTGATGCACATCGCATCGATTTCGACCAGCTCGCTTCAGGCCGTCTCTGCGGGCCGGGTTACCTTGTTCCCGGTAGAGATGACGTTCGCGGCATATACGCAGCTGTTTGAGAACTCCCCTGTCGTATCCGCCTTCAACAATAGTGTGGCGATTACGCTGGTCGGAGTGGTTCTCAGCATGGGGTTTACGATCTTAGCCGCATATCCGCTCACTCGAGCCTATTTTTTGGGGCGCCGGCTATTTATGATGGGGATTGTGTTTACGATGCTGTTCAACGGGGGGTTAATCCCCACCTACTTGACCATCCGGAATCTCGAGCTGATCAATACCTATTGGGCTTTGTGGCTGCCAGGGCTCGTAAGCGTCTTCAACATGCTGGTGTTACGAACGTTTATCGAAAATATTCCCGGCGAAATCGACGAAGCGTCCAGGATGGACGGGTGCGGGGAATGGCGATACCTGCTCCAAGTCGTCCTGCCGCTGTCAATGCCGGTAATCGCTACGTTGGCGTTATTTTACGGCGTCGGGTACTGGAACTCCTTCTTCAGCGTCCTGATGTACATTAATGAGCCGGACAAATACAATATCGCGGTGCTGGTCCAGCAGCTGATTCAGAGTCAGATGATGCTTGCTCAGATGAACGGCCTGGAATCGTCCGAGCAGCTGAATTTGTCTCCGGACATGGTGAACTCGGCAGCGATCATCATCATGGTACTGCCATTGCTGTTCGTTTATCCGTTATTGCAAAAGTACTTCGTTAGAGGTGTCATGATCGGTGCCGTTAAAGGGTAACGAACCAAATAAGGGGGACGCGCAAAATGAAAATGAAAATCGTGAAGCCGGCTTTGGTCGCGGGAGCGATTGCTTGCACAGCAATTGCGGCAGCCTGCTCAAACTCCGCTCCGGAGGAAGTCGGCGGCGTCGAAACATCAGCGCCTAAAGAGAAGCCATCGCTCTCCATATCCATCTACGATAGGGGCAATGTGCCTCAGGAAATGGGGACCATCGACAATAATCGCTGGACGAAGTGGCTGAACGAGAACGGGCCAGTCAACGGGAAATATGTCCCGATCCCGCGAGGCGAAGCGGTGCAGAAGCTGAATTTGCTGTTTGCCTCCGGGGATGCGCCGGACGTGGTGTTTGAATTCGACACCCGCTTCCGCGATCAAATGTATCAGCAGAAGATGATCATGCCCGTGGACGAACTGATCGAGAAGAGCAGCACCGAATACAAGCAACTGTTGCAGAAATATCCGGAAATCAAGAAGGCGGCCACCAAGCCGGACGGGAACATGTACGAATTCGGCCGGGTATCCCCGCTTGTGGGCTTCCAAGCGCTATTCATCCGTCAAGATTGGCTGGACAAGCTGGGGCTTCAAGCGCCGCAGACGACCGAAGAACTGTTTGAGGTGGCCAAGGCCTTCACGGAGCAGGATCCCGACGGCAACGGCGTGAAGGACACCTTCGGAATTGCCCTGAGCGGCGAAACGGGCGGGACGATCAACACCATGTTCCGCAACGTCACCTGGGTGGTGGAAGACGGGAAGCTAGTGCGGGGTTGGAAACAGGAAAATGCGGCCAATGCCTTCAAGAAACGGCTGTACGACGCCGGATTGGTCGATAAGGATTTTCTTGCCGACAAGAACGGACAGAAAGCCCAGCAGGATTGGAACAACGGTAAGATCGGCATCTTCGTGGGCCGGACGATCGATTTGGTCAACTTCAATCAATATTATGAGCAGTTGAAAAATAACGTCCCGACTGCCGAGGTGAAGGCGATCAAATTGCCGGAGTCCGAATTCGGCCGATTTGTCATCGGCGTCAACAACCCTGTGCAGATGACCACGATCATCAATGCCAAAACCAAAGACCCGGAAGCCGCTATGGCATATATCGATTTTATGGCGTCCCGTACCGCCGGCGAAATGCTTCGATTCGGCCAGGAAGGAGTGGATTCCGTAAAGGGTTCCAATGGATGTCTCCAGCCGATCGACGCCGAGAAATTCAACAAGGAAGTGTCGTGGAACATAGACTTCCAACTGCTGCTCTCTCGGGTCGAATTGGGCGCTTGTACGGATATTCAAAGCCAATTGGATCCTTCGAAGCCTCTGGAACAGGATTTCCTCCGGCTGATCAAAGAAAATAATGAAGCGAACTTAAGCGCCGACGTGGAATATGCGCCTATCACTTACGGGGAACACATGCCGACGCTTCCCGAGGAGCTCAACATGATCAACAGCAATGTGTCGAAGATCGCGGATCTGTACAATAAGGCGATCGTATCCGGACCCTCCTACACCATCGAGCAAGCTTTCAATGAAGCGCAGGATCTCTGGAACAAATCCGGAGGCGACAAGCTGGAAGCCTTCTATTCGGATTGGTACGGCAACAATTCGGAGAAAGCGTTCTTGGCTAAGGATATGTGGAAATTCGTTAAGAATTAATCGGCCGTTCAAGGAGAGAGAACCATGACAATGATGTTTACGGATACGGACCGGGGAAGATCTTTCGCGAAAGATCCAGCCGTTGTCAAACTGAAGGGCGTCTATTACATGTACTACACCACAGCTCCCGATCGATCGGATCAATCCGATACAGGCTGGGGGATGGGAAGAGGGATTGGAATCGCCCGCAGCGGCAATCTGCGGGATTGGGAGAAAATCGGCGAGATCAAGCCCGAGCAGGCATGCGAGAAGAACGGCATCTGCGCCCCGGGGGCTATCGTGCTGGACGGTAAGGTGCATCTGTTCTATCAAACGTACGGCAACGGGGCCAAGGACGCGATCTGCCACGCCGTCTCCGACGATGGGGTGCGCTTTACGAAGGACAGTTCGAATCCGGTGTTCTCCCCGACAGGCGACTGGAATAACGGCAGGGCGATTGACGCCGATGTCATCGTGTGGAAAGGCCAACTGTTTATGTACTTCGCTACCCGGGACCCGGCAGGGAAAATCCAGATGCAAGGCGTGGCCGTTGCCGAGCTGGACTCCGGCTTCGGCAGAGGCTCCTGGAGACAAGTCTGCGACCGTTCGATCTTGAAGCCTGAGCTCCCATGGGAACAAGAATGCATCGAGGCGGCGGCGGTTTGCGAGCGAGAGGGGAAGCTGTTCATGTTCTACGGAGGGGCATATAACAATTGCCCTCAGCAGATCGGATGCGCCGTAAGCGAGGACGGCATCTCTTGGACAAGGCTGTTCGACGAGCCGTTCCTTCCGAACGGCAGCCCGGGCAGTTGGAATTCTAGCGAATCCGGCCATCCGTTCGTCTTTACGGACGAGGACGACCGTACCTACTTGTTTTATCAAGGAAACGCTGATATGGGGCGGTCTTGGTATTTATCTATGACCGAGATCGGCTGGCGCGATGGACTGCCTTTCCATATGGAGGCACGAATCTAAGAACTTCGTCTTGAGCTTATAACGAAAAACCCCCTTCAACAGACGTGAAGGGGGTGAAACCATCGCTAGCCGCCAAGAGCTTCGATCGCGAACGAGTTCGGTCCAAGCTTTCTGGCATGCTCGAGCATCTCTATGGAATTCTCGATAAACTGCCGTAGATCCGCGCCGTTGCCGGCCGGTCCGACCAACCCTCCGATATAGCAACCCATTTGTTTCGGGCAGCCGATACTGGAAAAATCAAAATGTTTCATATCCTCTATGATGCCTTGCGCGGTTTGCGCAGCCAAGTCCTTGCTCGCCCTAGCGAATACGATGAATTCGTCACCGGCCGCCCGGCCGATCGTCGCGCGAGTCAGATGCTTACCGACATTGGATTCGATCATTCGAAAACAGGCGACGATCACTTGATCTCCGACATCGAATCCGTACTCGTCGTTCACCTGCTTGAAATGGCTGATGTCGAACCGAAACACCGAGATCCGTTCATCCCCCGAATTCTGTGCCGCGATGCTTGCCGCCGCCTCCAGGAACATCTCCATGTTGGGCATGTTCTTCTTGATTTCATGGACGTCGGCGAACCCTGTTTGTTGCAAGTCGATGTTCTTATTCATTTTGAATCCCTCCTTCTCGACCATCGCGATGAGACGATCGATGGCGATTTTCTTCTGGATCTGTTCGTTCAGCGCCGAAGTGATCTCGATCCGCTTGCATACCAGTTGGTCGATAAACATCGTACGGTCGATCGGCCCGTCTAACAGTTCTTTGATTCGGATAAGGGAAAAGTCAAGACTCTTCAAAACCAAAATCCAGTTCAGCTTGTGGCCTTGCTCCTGCGAATAGGACCGATAGCCTGTCACCGGATCTTTGTCCGAGGGGGTAAGCAGGCCAATCTCGTCGTAATGTCGAAGCAGCTTCGTCGTGACATGGTTCCGTTCTGCGAACTCTCCAATTTTCAAAAGGGGCACCCTCTCGCGAGTTAATCCGGCCGGAATTCCTCGAGTTCATCATAATCCTTACCGTTACGGGAAAGTCAATACTAGAATCGTCAGTTTTTCTGTCCCCGAAAAACAATTTCGCCGCGGACCGATGAATTCGCGCCGGGTCGTTCGTCTAACGTAGTGAAGTCCAATAGGACGATCACTTACCCCTTAGGAGGAACGATCAATGACCGTTACACTGACCCCGTACATTACGCTGGAAGGAAAGGCCAATGAGGCAATCAGGTTCTATGAGCAAGCGATCGGCGCGGAGGTGCTGTTCCTCTCGACTTACGGCGATATGCCGAACATGCCGAACACGTTCACGGACGAGATGAAGGAGCTGGTGGCGCATGCGAAGCTGCGCGTAGGCGCATCGGAGCTGATGTTCTCGGATTCGCCCGGGGGCGCGGCGCCCGCGAGCGGCAAGCAGGTGACGATCTGCATTACGACGAAGGATGTCGCGCAATCGAGACGCTTCTTCGATGCGCTGAGCGAAGGCGGTCAAGTCAACATACCGTTCAGCGAGGAGTCGTTCAGCCCCGGATTCGGCGATGTGACGGACCGATTCGGCGTGACCTTCCAAATATATACGGAGATTGAACGCTAAGACCGAGTAACGGCGAAAACGATTTTGCTATTTCCGAAGGAAGCAAGCAACCGATCAAGCGCGAGACGAACCCTGTCAAGCGGAGAGTATAGGCGCGTGCCCCTGCTTTCCCCCGAAATCGCAATAAGTCGAAAACGCCCGATCTGGGCGAACCGGCACCCTGCCCGCTGAATAAACCATAGAAGAACAGTGGGAATTAAAGGCAGGGTGATTTCGACATGAGAAAGTTGGTCTTATTCAGTCTCGTCGGTTTTTTTGCGCAGCTGGTCGACGGGTCGCTCGGGATGGGGTTCGGGGCGACGTCGGGTTCGATGCTGCTGATGCTCGGCGTCGCTCCTGCGGTCGTATCGGCGTCGATTCATCTGGCGGAGGTCGGGACGACGGCGGCGTCCGGGGCCTCGCATATCTACTTTAAGAACGTAGACCGGCGGCTCGCCTGGAGGTTGCTGATCCCCGGGGCGATTGCCGCGTTCCTAGGCGCAGCGTTCCTAAGCTCCTTACCGGGGCATCTGCTGAAGCCGTTCATCGCGGCGTTCTTGACGGCGCTCGGGGTGTATATTTTAATTCGATTCTTGCTTCAAGCGAGACAGCGTCAAGACGAACCGGAACAGCAGCCCGCGTATTCGAAAAAGTTCGTCGTCCCGCTCGCGATCGTCGGCGGATTTTTCGACGCCGTCGGGGGCGGCGGATGGGGGCCGATCACGACGCCCGCGCTGCTCGCGAAGAACGGCGCGACGCCGCGCAAGGTCGTCGGCACGGTGGCGACGAGCGAGTTCGCGATCGCCGTCGCGGCGACGCTCGGCTTCGCGCTCTTCCTCGGCTGGGAGGCGTTCAACTTGTTCTGGGTGCTCGCGTTCGTCCTCGGCGGCATGTTCGCGGCACCGCTCGCGGCATACCTCGTGAAGGTCATACCGACGCAATATATGGGCGTGACCGTAGGCGGCTTCATTATTCTGACGAACCTCAACACGCTGCTCCAGTCGGTGGATTTCGTGCCGAGCGAGTGGACGGTTCCGATCTATATCGTCGTATTCGTCCTGTGGATCTCCGCGATCGTCTACCAATGGTCATCGCTCCGGCGCGTCGCGAACGCGTAACCGAATCCTTCCTGCATGCGTCGCCCTTAGGGCGGCGTTTTCCTGTTCTATGGCGTCTCACGCGTCTTGTGGACCGCATTTACGGGTACGCCATTACAAGAACTCGGCATGCCGAAAATCATGCTCGACATAGTAAGATACCATCATGAAAGGTATAACGGCGGCGGGTATATAGAGTAATTCGGCAAATGACGGATAAATATTGAGAAGCGCTTGAATTGTCATTTCCTCCATTTTCGGTGGAGTGCCGTTTCATAGGTGATATAATTAATTTTGATTATAGAAGCGAAGGCACGGGAAGGGAGTGGAAACTGTTATGTCGGAATCAGAACAGGATAAAATATATAACACCGCGGTGGAAGCAACGCTTGAGGTCATCGGAGGCAAGTGGAAACCGATAATTTTGTTCCACCTCACCTTCGGCAAAAAACGCAACGGCGAGTTGATGGGCTTGATACCTGCAATTACGCAGAAAGTGCTGACTCAGCAACTGGCGGAATTGGCGGAGGATGGGGTCGTTTCCCGAATATCCTATAACCAGGTGCCGCCGAAAGTCGAGTATGAGCTGACGGATTACGGCTGGAGCCTGAAGGAGATCCTTCATCTCATGTGCAGATGGGGCGATACGCATATTCAACGGGTGCATGGGGATCGGGCAAGGATTCTTGTCGGGGTGCCTCAAGAAGCGCAATAGAAACCGGCCGCGGATAGCAGGGAGCCGGTTTCATGTGTAAACCTGAATTAAGGAATGATCTTGCGTCGGCGGAAGTCCTCGAAGATGTTCATAAACATCTGTTCCGTATCTACAAATTCATGAAAGCCGAAACGTCGCGCCTTGGTGCCGTCTGCAAAAAAATCGTAATCCCAAGAGAACACAAAGTCGCCGAAACGCCAGGAAGAAACGTCCTTGTAGCTGTTTTTCATCAAGTCGTACTTCTCTACCATGGCGTTCCATAGGGGCTCCTTGTCCGCCATCGCCGTCTCGAGCGACATCGGCAGCGGCGGAGCCGTCTCGAGACCGAAGAACGATGCGATCTTCGGCCAAAGTTCATCCCATCTAAAAAGGTCGCCGTTGGTAATATTATAAGCCTGATTGGCGCAACGTTCATCGGTTGCCGCCCATACCGTCGCGCGAGCCAACAGTCCTGCGTCGGTCATCTCCAACAGGGAGCGATAAGCGCCGGGCTTTCCGGGGAAACGAAGCGAGAGGCCAAGCTCTTTGGACATGGCGGCATACATCGCGATCACCATCGCCAGGTTCATCGGATTTCCTAAGGCAAACCCGCAAACGACCGACGGACGAAGGGCCGACCAAGTCCACCCGCTGCCCGGCTGTCGTCGTTCGAGAAATTGTTGTTGGTCGATGTTGAACTCCGGAGGCATATGATGGGCGTCCGATTCTTTCGCCGGCGTTTTGAAGGGACCCAGATGTGCGCCATATACCTTGTATCCTTGCATGAGGCTAATATGCTTCAGGTTCGGGGCGATCGGCTCGATCGCGTTAACGACGTTCGCGAGCATAGCCAGGTTTGGCGGAACGAGTTCGGCCCATGTTGGACGATCCTGATAGGCAGCGTAGAAGATATGGGTAACTTCCGTAAGATGGCTCAGTTTTGCGCGAGTATCTTCTTCGTTAAGCAGATCGACCGCTACGTAACGAACTTGACCGCAGTCCTCTCCGCCGCGTCGGGACACGCCGATGATATTCCATTCGGGAAGCGTCGCGAGATAATCGATCAGATTCCGTCCGATAACTCCGTTGGCTCCCGCAACAAGAGCGGTTTTGCGAGATGGATGACTTATTGGGATCATATGATTTTTCTCCTTTCTTTTTCAGGATTATTGTGCGATGAAAGGAACAAATTGAGAAGTACGCACTTTGAACTCATATAGGAACTTGAAAGTAACATTTGGCAGCGGTGCGCGATAGCGGGAAGATAGATTCCGTCAGATTTAGTTTCGTAGAAACAACGAAGGAGCCGGCCATGGCAGCTCCGTTCGAATACATGTATCCTTAAGGAATTCAGGTCGTCGGGAAATTCCATATCCAACGATCCCCCGGAATCGGAGGAACATAGGAAGGTGCTCGGACATGCCGAGAAAGCCGTTACAGAAGTCTAGCTAACTGAAAAAGGAGTCCCGCCCATGTCCAAAACGATCGTCGATAAACTAAATCTGCGCAAACACAAAAAGGCAGCCGTACTGCACCGGCCGGAGGGAGAAGACCAGCTGGCGGAGTTGGAGTCGTACGATACGGAGCTGCAAGAGGCGCAGTACGATCTCATTTTCGCCTATACCCTCGATATGGAAGCATTACAGATTCTCGTGGGGGACGTCATCGAGAACGACCGTCTGCAGGCGGGCGGTTACTTGTACGCGGCGTACCCGAAGAAGGGGAACAACGTATACCCGACGTACATTCATCGCGACAGCTTGTTCGAGGGGGTAGGCGCGGACGAGGACGGGTACGTGGGATCGAGCGACTTGAAGTTCGCCCGGATGGTCGGCTTGGACGAGGTGTTTACGGTCGTCGGGTTCAAGCGGGAGCCGAAGGCGAAGCGGCGCCCGTCGACGAAGCCGAGTCAATCCGTAGACGATTATGAGGCCATGATTCCGGATGTGGAAAAGGATCTGCAAGACGACCCGTCGACCCTCGCCTTCTTCCAGTCGCTGACGCCGGGATATCGGAAGGATTGGGCTCGGTACGTCTATAGCGCCGTGCAGGAAGACACCCGGGCAAAACGGCGGGAAGAAATGAAGGACATCCTGAAGGCAGGCTTTAAGAGTTTGAACCTATATCGCAGAAGAGAGCCATAACACGGGAGGAATTCGCGTATGAAAACGGAGCGAGGATTGGAGCTGCTGGAGCGGGTGCGCGCGGTATGCGCGCCGCTGCCGGAGACGACGGAGTCGATCGACGGCTTCGGGCACACGGTATTCAAGGTGCGGGGCAAGACGTACGTTATGATGGGCGACGGCAGCGATCGGGAGGACGCCGTCAGCCTGTCGTTCAAGTCCGATAAGGAGCAACAGCGACTGCTGCTGCAGCAGGAGGGCAAATACGTCAAGACGCCCTACATCGGGCAGCACGGCTGGGTGTCGATCGATCCGAAGGGGGAGCCCGACTGGGACGAGCTGCCGGATCTGCTGCGGGAAGCCTATTTGAAGGCTGCGCCGAAAACGGCGGCGAAGCAAGCGTTGGAGATGTTCGGCAAGCAGCGATAACGAAGAGAAGCGTGATTCCCGATCGGAATGAACGCTTCTTTTTCGTCCCCAAACAACTATCGAATCGCGATCAGCGACACGGAGAGACAAAGCATCGCGAATGCATTCGCCGCCATGTAAGGCTTATGCTTCGCTCTGAATAGATGCGCGTGGATCGCGCCGAGCATCAGCGCCGCAAGAAGAATAGAGCGGCGAAAGCGTGATATACTCTTTCCAAAATCGTAGGTCAAAGGAGATATGCGGGATGCGCAGCGGCAATCCGGTATTGAACGATCGGGCATTCGAACGCGGAGGCAAGGCATACGGGCATGCGACAATGACGCTGGACGGTACGGTGAATAAGGCTTTCATTCTGTTAGTCATCCTGTCCGCGGGCGCGATGGTGACGTGGAACCGATATTTCGAGGGCCAAGAGGTGTTCCCGCTCGCGATCGGCAGCGCGATCGTCGGCCTCGTGCTGGCGTTGATTATCGCCTTCGCTCATCGAACCGCTCCGTTCCTTGCTCCGGTATACGCCGCGGCGGAGGGAATTTTCGTAGGCGGGTTGTCCGCGCATTACGAATCGTTGTACCGAGGCATTACGCTTCAGGCGGTGCTGCTGACGGTGGCGGTGTTCGTCGCGTTGCTGCTCGCGTACAAGACGAGGCTCATCCGGGCGACGCAAAATTTCAAGCTCGGCGTATTCGCCGCGACCGCGGGCATTTTCATTATGTATCTGCTCAGCTTCGTCCTCGGGCTTTTCGGCGTCGCCGTTCCTTTCCTCCACGAAAATGGTTGGGTCGGCATCGGCATATCGCTGTTCATCGTGGTCATCGCCGCTTTGAATCTTGTGTTGGACTTCGACTTTATCGAGTCGGGGGCGCGGAACGGCTTGCCGAAGCATATGGAATGGTACGGCGCCTTCGGGCTTGTCGTCACGCTGATCTGGTTGTACTTAGAAATCCTTCGCCTGCTCGCGAAGCTGCGCAGCCGGGATTGAGAGAAGCATATAATAATGCTCGGAATATTGTTTTCCGTGCGCAAGCATGCCGAAATTCAATTCCGTAGCCCAGGTTTGAATCGTTTCCGCATGAATGCGATGGACGAGCGGAGGACCGATCCGGCCCTCCGCCTCGGGGTCGAATTCCGAGATGAAAAGCTTTATGGGCTTTGCGTGTGTGATATTTCGGAGGTTCTTCAGGATTTGAAAAGGGTGTTCCGCATGATGAAGCACATCCGTAAGCATGACGACGTCGATGTCGTCGTTATCGACGTGTACTCGTTGTTCGGCATCGCCGATTCGGACGTCCACATGATGGATCGATTGGTTTTGCAGCTCCGCGATGAGATACGCCGCCGCGTCCTCCGATTTTTCGATCGCGATGATTTTGCCTTGTTCGCCGACGACTTTCGCATAGTGTACGGTAAAGACGCCCGGCCCGGGGCCGATATCCAACACCGTATCCCCGTTTTCGATACCCGCGGCTTCAATCCATTCATGAACCAACGGAAATCGAAGCAGCTGTCGGTTCTTTACCTTTTCCCACGAGGAGCCGCTTAAAGCTTTTCTAAATTCCATCCCGATCACCTACCATCCGAACGCGAGTAAGGTATACAAAACAAATCCCAAAGAAACAAGAATCGAAATAACATTGATCGTAATCACGATCTTATTCGTACAGTGATGTTTGATCAGGCGATAGGCCGTGAAGACGACGATGATCAGCGTCATGACGATCATCGACCTGCGCAGCCAAAGCATGTTTTGCATCGTTGACATTGTATTCGCGGCGTTGCCGAGTATGAATAAGACCGTCATATGGAGCCAATGGTGGGAGGAGGCGAGCGCGGAAAGCAGCATCGAAACGATCGGGGAAACGACGGGATGTTTGCTTTTGCTCATTTCGATTCGCCTCTTTCTTTTCGCAAAGCGTCGTTGAGTAATTGGAACGCCTCAAGAATCTTTCCATGGTCCGGTTCCGAAATGTGCTGCAATACTTGCCGGTAAAACGACACGGATTGCTCCCGTACCTTATGGAGCGCATTGGTTCCTCTCGGGGTCAGCGATAGGAGCACTTCCCGTCGGTTCTCCTTGTTCGGTTCGCGGTTCAGAAAGCCTTCTTTCACTAATTGGTCGACTAGGCGGCTTACGGATGAACGTTCTAATTGCACTCTTTCCGTTACCTCCGTCAGCGTCAATTTGTCGTGCTCAAGTTCTTGGAGCGCGATCACCTGCGAAACGGATAGAGGGAAGCCGCAGGGCGTCACGTTCTGTTCGAGAAACCCGAATAATCGAATAAAGCGTTGGATGGATAAACGAAGTTGCAAAATGTCTTGCGTTTCCATATATTCACTCTCCTATAACGTGTATCATACAACAGTTGTATGATACACACAATAGAGAAATGCAACTCGGTACAATCGTCGCAATTTCCTTAAGAGATACCTGACATGTAACGCTTTCTTTTCAGTCTACGGCCATGCTTCCGCGCTACATTATCGTTATAGCACGCTACGGGGCGCTGAGATATGATAAGGGAAACTGCAATAGACGATTTGAACGCCAATCGGATGCCGGACGGTGATGCGACTATGGATCGAAAACGACGAGTTCGGCTCGCGGTGTCGGCGATGCTGCTTCTTGTATTTATAGCCGCGTTCGTTCTGCCGTTCGTCGGCGCGCCGAGCGGCGCGGCTCAGCCTCGGGCGGTCGAAGGCGCGCTCGACCTAAGAGACTGGAGCTTCGAGCGGGACGGACCGATTCGATTGAACGGAAGCTGGGACTTCCGGTGGGACCGTCTGCTGACGGCTGAGGAATGGAACTATGCCGACGCGGCGCGGCCGGATCGGTTCGCGGAAGTGCCCGGCGAGTGGACCCGCCTCGGGTTGCCGGGGCGAGGGGTTGCGACCTACCGGCTGAAGGTGCTGACGACAGGGGATACCGGCTCGCTCGGCATCCATATCCCGGCGATCGCGCCGGCGTATCGAATGATCGTCGACGGACGGGTCATCGCGGAAGCGGGGCATGTTTCGGCCGACCGATCGCAGACGAAGTCCGCGTATGTGCCGCAGACCGTTCGCTTCGAGCCCTCGAACCGAGACTTCGATCTCATCCTTCAGGTCGCCAACGAGCTTTATCCGCGGGGCGGCATCTGGTTCGGCTTGACGTTAGGCACCGAAAAGCAGATGCTGAACGGCATCGAACGGGACCGCATCATCGATATGGCGGTATTCGGCGGCTGCGCGCTGCTCGGCTTGTATCAGATCGCCGTCTATTTGCTTCGACACAAGGAGCGCTCGACGCTCTATTTCGGCGTCTGCTGCTTGCTCGGGGCGATCCGCCAATGGGTCGTCGGCGGGATGTATATCGTCGACGTATTTCCGCAGACGGATATTCGGACGATCATTTTTCTGGAATATTTGACGTATTACGGCGGGGTGACGATGGCGCTGCTGTTCGTGCGCCGACTGTACCCGAAAGAGTTCTCCGCTCGGTTCGGGAAGCTGCTCGTCTG from Paenibacillus antri includes these protein-coding regions:
- a CDS encoding sulfite exporter TauE/SafE family protein; amino-acid sequence: MRKLVLFSLVGFFAQLVDGSLGMGFGATSGSMLLMLGVAPAVVSASIHLAEVGTTAASGASHIYFKNVDRRLAWRLLIPGAIAAFLGAAFLSSLPGHLLKPFIAAFLTALGVYILIRFLLQARQRQDEPEQQPAYSKKFVVPLAIVGGFFDAVGGGGWGPITTPALLAKNGATPRKVVGTVATSEFAIAVAATLGFALFLGWEAFNLFWVLAFVLGGMFAAPLAAYLVKVIPTQYMGVTVGGFIILTNLNTLLQSVDFVPSEWTVPIYIVVFVLWISAIVYQWSSLRRVANA
- a CDS encoding diguanylate cyclase domain-containing protein, with the protein product MKIGEFAERNHVTTKLLRHYDEIGLLTPSDKDPVTGYRSYSQEQGHKLNWILVLKSLDFSLIRIKELLDGPIDRTMFIDQLVCKRIEITSALNEQIQKKIAIDRLIAMVEKEGFKMNKNIDLQQTGFADVHEIKKNMPNMEMFLEAAASIAAQNSGDERISVFRFDISHFKQVNDEYGFDVGDQVIVACFRMIESNVGKHLTRATIGRAAGDEFIVFARASKDLAAQTAQGIIEDMKHFDFSSIGCPKQMGCYIGGLVGPAGNGADLRQFIENSIEMLEHARKLGPNSFAIEALGG
- a CDS encoding family 43 glycosylhydrolase, translating into MTMMFTDTDRGRSFAKDPAVVKLKGVYYMYYTTAPDRSDQSDTGWGMGRGIGIARSGNLRDWEKIGEIKPEQACEKNGICAPGAIVLDGKVHLFYQTYGNGAKDAICHAVSDDGVRFTKDSSNPVFSPTGDWNNGRAIDADVIVWKGQLFMYFATRDPAGKIQMQGVAVAELDSGFGRGSWRQVCDRSILKPELPWEQECIEAAAVCEREGKLFMFYGGAYNNCPQQIGCAVSEDGISWTRLFDEPFLPNGSPGSWNSSESGHPFVFTDEDDRTYLFYQGNADMGRSWYLSMTEIGWRDGLPFHMEARI
- a CDS encoding ABC transporter permease, with product MFVPIIAFFVIFKYVPMGGAVIAFKKYNMMDGILHSPWVGFDNFRLLFSTPTPIQIIRNTLMLSLLSIVIGFPFPIILAILLNEVRRMWFKRMVQTLVYLPHFFSWIIVSGMIVTIFSQQNGIVSGWWESITGHTYPFLYREGSWLAIFVGSGIWKEAGFSAIIYLAALTSIDPALYEAASIDGASKWKQIRHVTLPGLQVTIVLMLILSMGRVMEVGFDQIYMLQNSTVSDVSEVISTYIYKVGLMGSQFSLTAAIGLFESLVGFVLVLITNAIARRFGHGLW
- a CDS encoding extracellular solute-binding protein; this encodes MKMKIVKPALVAGAIACTAIAAACSNSAPEEVGGVETSAPKEKPSLSISIYDRGNVPQEMGTIDNNRWTKWLNENGPVNGKYVPIPRGEAVQKLNLLFASGDAPDVVFEFDTRFRDQMYQQKMIMPVDELIEKSSTEYKQLLQKYPEIKKAATKPDGNMYEFGRVSPLVGFQALFIRQDWLDKLGLQAPQTTEELFEVAKAFTEQDPDGNGVKDTFGIALSGETGGTINTMFRNVTWVVEDGKLVRGWKQENAANAFKKRLYDAGLVDKDFLADKNGQKAQQDWNNGKIGIFVGRTIDLVNFNQYYEQLKNNVPTAEVKAIKLPESEFGRFVIGVNNPVQMTTIINAKTKDPEAAMAYIDFMASRTAGEMLRFGQEGVDSVKGSNGCLQPIDAEKFNKEVSWNIDFQLLLSRVELGACTDIQSQLDPSKPLEQDFLRLIKENNEANLSADVEYAPITYGEHMPTLPEELNMINSNVSKIADLYNKAIVSGPSYTIEQAFNEAQDLWNKSGGDKLEAFYSDWYGNNSEKAFLAKDMWKFVKN
- a CDS encoding VOC family protein; translation: MTVTLTPYITLEGKANEAIRFYEQAIGAEVLFLSTYGDMPNMPNTFTDEMKELVAHAKLRVGASELMFSDSPGGAAPASGKQVTICITTKDVAQSRRFFDALSEGGQVNIPFSEESFSPGFGDVTDRFGVTFQIYTEIER
- a CDS encoding carbohydrate ABC transporter permease, with translation MKPSMGERVYLVGVYSVLTIVGLLCLLPLMHIASISTSSLQAVSAGRVTLFPVEMTFAAYTQLFENSPVVSAFNNSVAITLVGVVLSMGFTILAAYPLTRAYFLGRRLFMMGIVFTMLFNGGLIPTYLTIRNLELINTYWALWLPGLVSVFNMLVLRTFIENIPGEIDEASRMDGCGEWRYLLQVVLPLSMPVIATLALFYGVGYWNSFFSVLMYINEPDKYNIAVLVQQLIQSQMMLAQMNGLESSEQLNLSPDMVNSAAIIIMVLPLLFVYPLLQKYFVRGVMIGAVKG